In one window of Shewanella goraebulensis DNA:
- the tatC gene encoding twin-arginine translocase subunit TatC, producing the protein MSQQLPLISHLLELRNKLLRAIGSVLLVFICLVYWANDIYHYMAIPLMQSLPETSSMIATDVAAPFFAPFKLTLVLAFFVAIPYVLYQAWSFVAPGLYKHEKRLVTPLLISSTLLFYSGIAFAYYIVFPVVFGFFTSVAPEGVTVATDISSYLSFILKLFFAFGLAFEIPVAVVLMCWAGVTTPEELKLKRPYIVVGAFVVGMMLTPPDIISQTMLAIPMLILFEGGLLAAKLYTPKEDTDNEESESERTDS; encoded by the coding sequence ATGTCACAACAGCTACCTCTCATTAGTCATTTGCTTGAATTGCGTAATAAATTACTCAGAGCTATCGGCAGTGTTTTGCTGGTTTTCATCTGTTTAGTTTACTGGGCAAATGATATTTACCATTACATGGCGATTCCATTAATGCAGTCACTGCCTGAAACAAGCAGTATGATTGCTACCGATGTAGCTGCGCCATTTTTCGCCCCATTCAAATTAACTTTAGTTTTAGCATTTTTTGTGGCGATTCCGTATGTGTTATATCAAGCTTGGTCATTTGTTGCGCCAGGTTTATATAAACACGAAAAACGCCTAGTCACGCCACTTCTGATTAGCAGTACCTTACTGTTTTATTCAGGAATCGCGTTTGCTTATTACATTGTGTTCCCTGTTGTATTTGGCTTTTTCACCAGTGTAGCCCCTGAAGGTGTCACGGTTGCAACCGATATTAGCAGTTATTTAAGCTTCATTCTTAAGCTATTTTTTGCCTTTGGTTTAGCCTTCGAAATCCCAGTTGCTGTGGTATTAATGTGCTGGGCAGGGGTTACAACACCTGAAGAGCTAAAATTAAAACGACCTTATATTGTCGTTGGCGCTTTTGTGGTCGGCATGATGCTGACACCTCCTGATATTATTTCACAAACAATGTTAGCGATTCCTATGTTAATATTGTTCGAAGGCGGATTATTAGCTGCGAAGCTATATACGCCAAAAGAAGATACAGATAATGAAGAGTCTGAGAGCGAACGTACCGACAGTTAA
- the hemB gene encoding porphobilinogen synthase — protein MNIITSAFPQRRMRRMRKHDFSRRLMSENKLSVNDLIYPMFILEGNNRTEQVASMPGVERYSIDLLLKEAAELVELGIPLIALFPVTPAEKKSLMAEEAYNPDGLVQRAVRELKQAFPELGVMTDVALDPFTTHGQDGIIDDEGYILNDITTEILVKQALSHAEAGADIVAPSDMMDGRIGAIREALEAAGHVNTQIMAYSAKYSSSYYGPFRDAVGSAGNLKGGNKHSYQMDPANSDEALHEVALDIQEGADMVMVKPGMPYLDIVRRVKTELAVPTFAYQVSGEYAMHMAAIQNGWLAEKAIVMESLLCFKRAGADGILTYFAKSAAQWLKEDK, from the coding sequence GTGAATATTATTACTAGTGCGTTTCCACAGCGCAGAATGCGCCGCATGCGTAAACATGATTTCAGCCGCCGTTTAATGTCAGAAAACAAATTATCGGTAAATGATCTTATCTACCCAATGTTTATTCTTGAAGGTAACAATCGCACTGAACAAGTGGCTTCTATGCCAGGTGTTGAACGTTATTCAATCGATTTATTGCTTAAAGAAGCGGCTGAACTCGTTGAATTAGGTATTCCGCTTATTGCCTTATTCCCTGTGACTCCAGCTGAAAAGAAATCATTAATGGCTGAAGAAGCTTATAACCCTGATGGGCTAGTTCAACGTGCTGTGCGTGAACTAAAGCAAGCTTTCCCAGAGTTGGGCGTGATGACTGATGTGGCTTTAGATCCATTCACGACTCATGGTCAAGATGGCATTATTGATGATGAAGGTTATATTCTTAACGACATCACCACTGAAATCTTAGTCAAACAAGCCCTATCTCATGCTGAAGCAGGTGCTGATATTGTTGCGCCTTCTGACATGATGGATGGCCGTATTGGCGCTATCCGCGAAGCACTGGAAGCTGCGGGTCATGTGAATACCCAAATTATGGCTTATTCAGCCAAGTACTCTTCTAGCTACTATGGCCCATTCCGTGATGCAGTAGGCTCAGCGGGCAACCTTAAAGGTGGCAACAAGCACAGCTATCAAATGGATCCTGCGAACAGTGACGAAGCACTTCACGAAGTCGCATTAGATATTCAAGAAGGTGCTGACATGGTGATGGTTAAACCTGGTATGCCATACCTTGATATCGTGCGTCGGGTCAAAACAGAGCTAGCAGTCCCTACGTTTGCTTACCAAGTGAGTGGCGAATACGCTATGCATATGGCAGCAATTCAAAACGGTTGGTTAGCAGAAAAAGCCATCGTAATGGAATCATTACTTTGCTTTAAGCGTGCTGGTGCTGATGGCATTTTAACCTATTTTGCCAAATCTGCTGCTCAGTGGCTTAAAGAAGACAAATAA
- the tatA gene encoding Sec-independent protein translocase subunit TatA: MGGISIWQLLIVALIVVLLFGTKKLRSLGGDLGGAVKGFKNAMNPEDEEKKSLEDKDSTAKTSQQATEQKSESKDKEQA; encoded by the coding sequence ATGGGCGGCATCAGTATTTGGCAGCTTCTTATCGTTGCGTTAATTGTTGTTTTGTTATTCGGAACTAAAAAGTTACGTTCTTTAGGTGGTGATTTAGGTGGCGCAGTTAAAGGCTTCAAAAATGCTATGAATCCTGAAGACGAAGAGAAAAAGTCTTTAGAAGATAAAGATAGCACTGCGAAAACTTCACAACAGGCAACTGAACAAAAGTCCGAGTCAAAGGACAAAGAACAGGCGTAA
- the rraA gene encoding ribonuclease E activity regulator RraA produces the protein MEYNTSELCDMYLDVVDVVEPMFSNYGGTSSFGGSISTIKCFEDNGLIADALQAEGEGKVLLVDGGGSMRRALVDASIAEIAVANKWEGIIVYGSVRDVDALEEMDIGIQALASIPIGADSNGVGEVEIPVNFGGVTFLPFDHIYADNTGVILSPEALDIE, from the coding sequence ATGGAATACAACACCTCAGAATTGTGTGATATGTATTTAGATGTTGTTGATGTCGTCGAACCTATGTTCAGTAACTACGGCGGTACGAGCTCTTTTGGTGGTTCTATTAGCACCATTAAATGCTTCGAAGATAACGGCCTTATTGCTGACGCACTTCAAGCTGAAGGCGAAGGTAAAGTATTATTAGTTGATGGTGGTGGTTCTATGCGCCGCGCACTAGTCGATGCCTCAATTGCTGAAATTGCTGTTGCTAACAAATGGGAAGGCATTATCGTTTATGGTTCAGTTAGAGACGTAGACGCACTAGAAGAAATGGACATTGGCATTCAAGCATTGGCTTCAATTCCAATTGGTGCTGATAGCAATGGAGTCGGCGAAGTCGAAATCCCAGTTAATTTTGGTGGCGTGACCTTCTTACCTTTCGACCATATTTATGCTGATAACACAGGTGTAATTTTATCACCTGAAGCATTAGATATTGAATAA
- the ubiE gene encoding bifunctional demethylmenaquinone methyltransferase/2-methoxy-6-polyprenyl-1,4-benzoquinol methylase UbiE: protein MSEGDPKNTHFGYKTVDSEKKADLVADVFHSVAAKYDIMNDVMSFGVHRFWKRHTIATAGARPGMKVLDLAGGTGDLTAKFSHLVGDRGQVVLADINDSMLKVGRTKLRDKGIVSNVNYVQANAEALPFPDNHFDIITIAFGLRNVTDKDAALRSMRRVLKPGGKLLVLEFSKPQHEVMRKVYDLYSFKVLPKMGALITQDADSYEYLAESIRMHPDQETLKQMMIDAGLEQVDYTNMTDGVVALHRGYKF, encoded by the coding sequence ATGTCTGAGGGCGACCCAAAGAACACTCATTTTGGTTATAAAACCGTTGATTCAGAAAAGAAAGCTGACTTAGTCGCTGACGTATTTCACTCGGTTGCTGCTAAATACGACATCATGAACGATGTAATGTCATTTGGTGTTCATCGTTTCTGGAAACGTCACACGATTGCAACTGCTGGCGCGCGTCCAGGCATGAAAGTATTAGATTTAGCTGGCGGCACTGGTGACCTTACCGCTAAGTTTTCACATTTAGTTGGCGATCGTGGCCAAGTTGTTTTAGCTGATATCAATGACTCAATGCTTAAAGTTGGTCGTACTAAACTGCGTGACAAGGGTATTGTCAGCAACGTTAACTACGTACAAGCCAATGCTGAAGCTCTGCCATTCCCTGATAACCACTTCGATATTATTACGATTGCATTTGGTTTACGTAACGTGACAGATAAAGATGCAGCATTGCGATCAATGCGCCGCGTGTTAAAGCCAGGTGGTAAGTTACTCGTCCTTGAGTTCTCTAAACCGCAACACGAAGTAATGCGCAAAGTTTACGACTTATATAGCTTCAAAGTGTTACCAAAAATGGGCGCATTAATTACTCAAGATGCAGACAGCTATGAATACTTAGCTGAATCTATTCGTATGCACCCAGATCAAGAAACATTAAAGCAAATGATGATTGATGCAGGTCTTGAGCAAGTGGATTACACCAACATGACTGATGGTGTTGTTGCCTTGCACCGTGGTTATAAGTTCTGA
- the ubiB gene encoding ubiquinone biosynthesis regulatory protein kinase UbiB — translation MTIASIRRGYQVIKTVLHYGLDDVLPHKKTPWYFSLLRNSFFWIRNQHKDKPAAERLKLAMQELGPVYIKLGQMLSTRRDLLNDEWAEELAMLQDRVPPFDSALAREAIEAELKAPIESLFDNFDDTPLASASISQVHTANLRENGAEVVLKVLRPNVEAQVKADLQLMCQAADLLEKLLGEGNRLRPAEVIEDYRTTILGELNLKLEALNAVKLRNNFLDSDALYVPYVYEDYCFTRLMVMERVYGIPVSDVEALKAQGTNLKLLAERGVELFFTQVFRDNFFHADMHPGNIFISREHPDNPFYIGMDCGIMGTLNDVDKRYLAENFLAFFNRDYQRIAQLYIESGWVSENTDVLAFEQAVKVVCEPMFNKPLDEISFGHVLLELFRTARQFDIVVQPQLVLLEKTLLYIEGLGRQLYPQLDLWSTAKPFLEQWMSEQVGPKAIFDKVKMKTPYWAEKLPEFPELIYDNLKAGRKLLGTQQQMLDKYLKFQHKAHKSNYLLITSAVLLICGTLLLNQDATLWPSYICLTAGIVLWFTGWRSRPKNRKF, via the coding sequence ATGACAATTGCAAGTATCAGGCGCGGTTATCAAGTCATCAAGACTGTATTACATTACGGCTTAGATGATGTTTTACCTCATAAGAAAACACCCTGGTACTTCTCTCTTCTGCGTAATAGCTTTTTTTGGATTCGCAATCAACACAAAGATAAACCTGCCGCCGAGCGTCTAAAACTTGCGATGCAAGAGTTAGGGCCTGTGTATATCAAGCTCGGACAAATGTTGTCGACCCGCCGTGACTTATTAAATGATGAGTGGGCAGAAGAGCTTGCCATGCTTCAAGACAGAGTCCCACCGTTTGACTCTGCTTTAGCACGTGAAGCCATTGAAGCTGAATTAAAAGCGCCAATTGAAAGCCTATTCGATAACTTTGACGATACCCCACTTGCCTCGGCTTCAATCTCACAGGTTCACACAGCCAATTTAAGAGAAAATGGCGCTGAAGTCGTGCTAAAGGTACTCCGCCCTAATGTTGAAGCGCAAGTTAAAGCTGATTTACAGCTTATGTGCCAAGCAGCCGACTTACTCGAAAAACTCTTAGGTGAAGGTAATCGTCTGCGCCCTGCTGAAGTGATTGAAGATTACCGCACCACGATTCTTGGTGAACTCAATTTAAAGCTTGAAGCATTAAATGCAGTTAAACTTCGCAACAACTTTTTAGATTCAGACGCCTTATATGTACCTTATGTTTACGAAGATTATTGCTTTACTCGCCTGATGGTTATGGAGCGAGTTTATGGTATTCCGGTTTCAGATGTTGAGGCGCTCAAAGCTCAGGGTACTAATTTAAAATTACTTGCTGAACGTGGTGTAGAACTGTTTTTCACTCAAGTATTCCGTGATAATTTTTTTCATGCCGATATGCACCCTGGCAATATTTTTATTAGTCGTGAGCACCCAGACAATCCATTCTATATCGGTATGGACTGCGGCATCATGGGCACATTAAACGATGTCGACAAACGCTATTTAGCTGAAAACTTTTTAGCCTTCTTCAACCGTGACTACCAGCGTATTGCACAGCTTTACATTGAATCGGGTTGGGTTTCGGAAAACACTGATGTATTGGCGTTTGAACAAGCCGTTAAAGTGGTTTGTGAGCCAATGTTCAACAAACCATTAGATGAGATATCATTTGGCCATGTGCTTTTAGAACTGTTCCGCACAGCCCGTCAATTCGACATTGTCGTGCAACCACAATTAGTGTTACTTGAGAAAACCTTACTGTATATCGAAGGTTTAGGGCGTCAGCTATACCCTCAACTTGATTTGTGGTCTACCGCTAAACCATTTTTAGAGCAGTGGATGTCTGAGCAAGTAGGTCCTAAGGCAATTTTTGATAAAGTTAAAATGAAGACACCTTATTGGGCCGAAAAACTGCCAGAATTTCCAGAGCTTATCTATGACAACTTAAAAGCCGGCAGAAAGTTGCTTGGAACACAACAACAAATGCTTGATAAGTATTTGAAGTTTCAACACAAAGCTCATAAAAGTAACTACTTGTTAATTACATCTGCCGTATTATTGATCTGCGGCACACTATTATTAAATCAAGACGCTACACTATGGCCTTCTTATATTTGTCTAACTGCAGGTATAGTGCTTTGGTTCACAGGATGGCGATCCAGACCAAAGAATCGGAAATTTTAA
- a CDS encoding phosphatase PAP2 family protein — MTFNIATLDKLLFCRILTFCRDHKLTDFAKKVSATGDGHFYVYIGVGLLFLHPQGGQLFNLMLLSYVIELPLYLLLKNSIRRTRPCAAFAGFESDFQPSDKFSLPSGHTAAAFIMASVVLNIFPALAPIAFAWAIFIGLSRIALGVHYPLDILAGMGLGMGAVLLAGQFV, encoded by the coding sequence ATGACGTTTAACATAGCAACTTTAGATAAACTGTTGTTTTGTCGTATTTTGACTTTTTGCCGAGATCATAAATTAACTGACTTTGCCAAAAAAGTATCAGCCACTGGTGATGGGCACTTCTATGTATATATTGGTGTGGGTTTGCTGTTTCTTCATCCCCAAGGTGGTCAGCTTTTTAACTTGATGCTGCTGAGTTACGTCATTGAGCTGCCACTGTATTTACTATTAAAAAATTCAATTCGTCGCACCCGTCCCTGTGCTGCTTTTGCTGGATTTGAGTCTGATTTTCAACCTTCAGATAAATTCAGTTTACCGTCAGGCCATACCGCTGCAGCGTTCATTATGGCTTCGGTGGTGTTGAATATTTTCCCCGCACTTGCGCCTATAGCCTTTGCTTGGGCGATATTTATTGGGTTATCGCGCATAGCTTTAGGGGTTCATTATCCGTTAGATATCTTGGCGGGAATGGGGTTAGGAATGGGCGCTGTCCTATTGGCAGGTCAATTTGTTTAA
- a CDS encoding uroporphyrinogen decarboxylase: MEGLDVVEIIGYGASVMVAISLMMKDIIWLRWLNFVGCTLFVIYGVQIEAWPVAGMNAFVAGINIFHLIKIYRTSKSDSLEEASA, encoded by the coding sequence ATGGAAGGGTTAGACGTTGTTGAAATCATTGGTTATGGCGCATCGGTTATGGTGGCTATCTCATTAATGATGAAAGATATTATTTGGCTACGTTGGTTAAACTTTGTCGGTTGTACATTATTCGTTATTTACGGTGTACAAATTGAAGCATGGCCAGTTGCAGGCATGAATGCATTTGTTGCTGGGATCAATATATTTCATTTGATCAAAATTTATCGCACAAGTAAGTCGGACAGCCTTGAAGAGGCATCTGCTTAA
- a CDS encoding TatD family hydrolase, with protein MSQHIDIAVNLLSSRLAADIDSVINNAVEHHVSPLIVIGSDIAESIESANLCQQYPTKLYSTAGIHPHQASSWDDDSLSQLTQLASSKHVVAIGECGLDYNRDFSPRDKQRQAFEAQLALAAQLKMPVLMHCRDAHDDFIRILEQYRHKLPNAVLHCFTGSKEELLECLALDIYIGITGWVCDERRGAELANIVPLIPNNRLMVETDSPYLLPRSMRPKPKSSKNLPQYLPYIVESIAKLRGQSYQELSAHCYANSTRFFRLGSQ; from the coding sequence ATGTCTCAGCATATCGATATTGCAGTTAATCTACTGAGTAGTCGATTAGCTGCTGATATAGACAGCGTTATAAACAATGCGGTGGAACATCATGTTTCACCGTTAATCGTTATCGGCAGTGATATTGCCGAGAGTATCGAGTCTGCCAACCTTTGTCAGCAATACCCAACTAAACTCTATAGCACTGCAGGCATTCATCCACATCAGGCCAGTAGCTGGGATGACGACAGCCTCTCACAGTTAACTCAATTAGCTTCAAGTAAACATGTTGTGGCCATAGGTGAGTGCGGTTTAGACTACAATCGTGATTTTTCCCCTCGGGATAAACAGCGTCAAGCCTTTGAAGCGCAATTAGCGTTAGCAGCTCAACTGAAAATGCCAGTATTGATGCATTGTCGAGATGCTCATGATGATTTCATTCGCATTTTGGAGCAATACCGCCATAAATTGCCCAATGCTGTTTTGCATTGCTTTACTGGCTCCAAGGAAGAGTTACTAGAGTGCTTAGCCTTAGATATATATATTGGTATTACTGGTTGGGTATGCGATGAAAGACGCGGTGCAGAGCTTGCCAACATAGTGCCATTAATCCCAAATAATCGTCTTATGGTTGAGACGGATAGCCCGTACCTTTTACCAAGAAGTATGCGGCCAAAGCCTAAATCAAGCAAAAACCTACCTCAATATTTGCCCTATATTGTCGAGTCCATTGCAAAATTACGTGGCCAAAGCTATCAAGAGTTATCAGCACATTGTTATGCCAATAGCACTCGTTTCTTTAGGCTGGGCAGTCAATAA
- a CDS encoding sensor domain-containing diguanylate cyclase — protein sequence MKLAVPQLTPFFILGLLFFILVTSAKSYANEHTNTPLRLTESSITKIDLIDWLYIHDSNDIEELARLKLHNNGQKHWRKLTTKDMRHIGAKNTWVSFSIYNPNDHLSRIIALDNPLLDSLKLFHLVNNDLKQVELMGDTLPFEHRPLQSNLFLYPFDMNPGELHTFYFKINNRGSLNIPLVLWSNNDFSHAIEAQSLAYGFQIGILSAIGIFSLFIALASGSFSYSYYSGYVISLTVIVTSIHGISFQYLWPNLPTLQQLAIPMLIPIALAFALMFTEKVMQLKYHNKRMLLLGRYLAVYCILLSLVVSFLDFKLALYLLALSVITISFVLILFSLYQVIKGTKNARLHAIGRIGLFIGSLLSGLIYLGHIDLQILPQTPVMIGLTFEVITMGAVLAMRYNDERKAKLQMQQKALEQAVRLQQNRDEALRAEAKANERLEQMVAQRTLELEVTLRELNDANQKLTQQNTIDSLTGVKNRSAFDKRLTAEGRISRRQQTPLAVLMVDIDKFKAINDEHGHLAGDHSIKVIATTISDFLKRPTDLVSRFGGEEFAIILPNTDSEGAMLLAEKIRVAISELSIDWEDSPIPLYVSIGVSATVIETDDHPTQLLEQADKALYQAKRSGRNQVCEFSSE from the coding sequence ATGAAACTGGCAGTCCCTCAGTTAACCCCGTTTTTTATCCTTGGGTTATTATTTTTCATATTGGTTACTAGCGCTAAAAGTTATGCCAATGAGCACACAAATACCCCACTCAGGCTGACTGAATCCTCCATTACTAAAATAGACTTAATTGATTGGTTATATATCCATGACTCGAACGATATTGAAGAGCTGGCAAGGCTAAAGCTGCACAATAATGGTCAAAAGCATTGGCGTAAATTAACCACTAAAGACATGCGTCATATTGGCGCTAAAAACACTTGGGTTAGTTTCAGCATTTATAACCCCAATGATCATTTATCAAGAATCATAGCGTTAGATAATCCATTATTAGACAGTTTGAAACTATTTCACTTAGTTAATAATGATTTAAAACAAGTGGAACTGATGGGCGACACTTTACCTTTCGAGCACAGACCCTTACAAAGTAATTTATTTTTATACCCTTTTGATATGAACCCAGGTGAGCTGCATACCTTTTACTTCAAAATCAATAACCGAGGGAGCCTCAATATACCACTGGTACTTTGGAGCAATAATGACTTTAGCCATGCAATCGAAGCGCAAAGTTTAGCCTATGGATTTCAAATTGGTATCTTGAGTGCAATCGGCATTTTCAGCTTATTTATTGCTCTAGCATCTGGTTCATTTAGTTACAGCTATTATAGTGGTTATGTCATTTCTCTAACTGTCATTGTCACAAGTATCCACGGTATTTCATTTCAATATTTATGGCCAAACTTACCGACGCTTCAGCAACTTGCTATACCCATGTTAATTCCAATCGCTCTTGCTTTCGCTCTCATGTTCACAGAAAAGGTCATGCAGCTTAAGTATCACAACAAGCGTATGTTGTTGTTGGGGCGCTATCTGGCAGTTTACTGCATACTGTTAAGCTTGGTCGTTTCCTTTTTAGACTTCAAACTCGCACTCTATTTACTGGCTCTATCGGTAATAACTATCAGTTTCGTCTTGATTCTTTTTTCCTTGTATCAAGTCATAAAAGGCACTAAAAACGCTAGGCTTCATGCCATTGGGCGAATTGGGCTATTCATAGGTTCGTTGCTAAGTGGTTTGATTTATCTCGGCCATATAGATTTGCAAATACTGCCGCAAACCCCAGTCATGATTGGATTAACTTTTGAAGTTATTACCATGGGCGCAGTATTGGCAATGCGCTATAACGACGAGCGCAAAGCTAAACTGCAAATGCAGCAAAAAGCACTTGAGCAAGCCGTGCGTTTACAGCAGAATCGTGACGAAGCATTACGTGCTGAAGCAAAAGCCAACGAACGCCTTGAACAAATGGTGGCACAAAGAACCTTAGAGTTAGAAGTCACCTTACGCGAGTTAAATGACGCTAATCAAAAACTCACTCAACAAAACACGATTGATAGCTTAACTGGGGTTAAAAATCGCAGTGCATTCGATAAACGATTAACTGCCGAAGGTCGCATTAGCCGACGTCAGCAAACACCATTAGCGGTGTTAATGGTGGATATTGATAAGTTCAAGGCAATTAATGATGAGCATGGGCATCTTGCTGGTGACCACTCAATTAAGGTGATTGCCACAACAATTTCAGACTTTTTAAAACGTCCAACCGATCTGGTGTCACGTTTTGGTGGTGAAGAGTTTGCTATTATATTACCGAATACTGATAGTGAAGGGGCGATGCTGCTAGCGGAAAAAATTCGTGTAGCAATATCTGAATTATCAATTGATTGGGAAGATAGCCCTATTCCTCTTTATGTAAGTATCGGAGTCAGCGCGACGGTAATTGAAACCGATGACCACCCAACTCAGTTACTTGAACAAGCAGATAAAGCGCTTTATCAAGCTAAGCGCAGTGGACGAAACCAAGTATGCGAGTTTTCGTCAGAATAA
- a CDS encoding ubiquinone biosynthesis accessory factor UbiJ: MQPNHFSLLTCAALETAITQLQAQDQGEYARLKNLHGKVFCIQLSQLEWPLYLVFAKQIQVLSIYEGEVDVSVTADATTLYQISEGESLTELIKQDKLKLDGDINLLQTFSHYLRHIELDFAEPLSRYIGDAPTHMLVSGSKHFANTAKQIFEKSRSHVGQLTTEEYRLAPHQIEFIHFRDNLEDLVEETSTIASRIDKLREKITP; this comes from the coding sequence ATGCAACCCAACCATTTTTCATTACTGACTTGCGCGGCCTTAGAAACTGCGATTACGCAGCTACAAGCGCAAGATCAGGGTGAATATGCTCGCCTTAAAAATTTACACGGTAAAGTTTTCTGCATTCAGTTAAGTCAACTCGAATGGCCGTTATACTTGGTATTTGCTAAGCAAATTCAAGTGCTCAGTATCTATGAAGGCGAAGTGGATGTCAGTGTTACCGCTGACGCCACAACACTGTACCAAATATCTGAAGGCGAAAGCCTCACGGAGCTGATTAAACAAGACAAACTGAAACTTGATGGTGACATCAATTTACTGCAAACCTTCAGCCATTATCTACGTCATATTGAATTAGATTTTGCTGAGCCTTTGTCTCGTTATATCGGTGATGCACCAACGCATATGTTGGTGTCTGGCAGCAAACACTTTGCTAATACTGCAAAGCAAATATTCGAAAAGTCGCGTTCTCACGTTGGCCAATTAACCACCGAAGAATATCGTCTTGCGCCTCATCAAATAGAATTCATTCATTTTCGTGATAATCTTGAAGACCTTGTCGAAGAGACCTCAACGATTGCTTCACGAATTGATAAATTAAGAGAAAAAATTACCCCATGA
- the tatB gene encoding Sec-independent protein translocase protein TatB, which produces MFDGIGFMELLLIGILGLVVLGPERLPGAVRSISGWIRSLKRMANSVKDELEQELKIEELHADLKKAESKGLSNLSPELQESIDQLKDAAQSVNRPYQVEDVKKDAPAAQPTEVATPTTEQTNDSTSSNTKS; this is translated from the coding sequence ATGTTCGACGGTATTGGCTTTATGGAGCTACTGCTGATTGGAATTTTGGGGCTAGTGGTTCTCGGCCCCGAAAGACTTCCAGGTGCAGTACGTTCAATCTCTGGGTGGATTCGCTCATTAAAGCGAATGGCAAACTCTGTTAAAGACGAATTAGAGCAAGAGCTTAAAATCGAAGAGCTTCATGCTGACTTGAAAAAAGCAGAAAGCAAAGGTTTGTCTAACCTATCTCCTGAATTACAAGAGTCTATTGATCAGCTAAAGGATGCTGCGCAATCAGTTAATCGTCCCTACCAAGTAGAAGACGTGAAAAAGGATGCGCCAGCGGCACAGCCTACTGAAGTTGCCACGCCAACAACTGAGCAAACTAACGACTCTACCAGTTCAAATACCAAAAGCTAG
- a CDS encoding formimidoylglutamase: MLQVMTQTWLDTFISTREGETKLGQQVQLLKSPQAKTNQLKQSLQDAKTQGAQFVILGISEDAGPRANLGRGGSTTAFNAALGQLLNFQSNRYLNGRECLILGNIEPKTIDSNATTEQLRQATAALDNQVIEVVTQILAADLEPIVIGGGHNNAYGLLMATKAHFNQAAAAVNLDPHSDFRPREGRHSGNGFSYAAANGALAYYHVLGLHELKNSETTLDQLSLFGGHWHSFQQIWVRREISFEDALKAIANNLNQTQLPVALELDVDAIAKMPSSASTYAGVPLLDACHYIHYIAKHCQTAYLHIAEAAPQCHEAGEIAGNRDVGQSVSELIYAYIQAKKPVQY, encoded by the coding sequence ATGCTACAAGTTATGACTCAAACTTGGTTAGACACATTTATTTCCACCCGCGAGGGCGAAACTAAATTAGGTCAGCAAGTCCAACTACTAAAAAGCCCTCAAGCTAAGACAAATCAGCTCAAGCAATCATTGCAAGATGCCAAAACCCAAGGTGCACAATTTGTTATCCTAGGAATAAGTGAAGATGCTGGCCCAAGAGCTAATTTAGGCCGCGGGGGCTCAACCACAGCATTTAATGCAGCGTTAGGTCAGCTACTTAATTTTCAGTCGAATCGTTACCTCAACGGCCGAGAATGTTTGATTCTAGGTAATATTGAACCTAAAACAATAGACAGTAACGCCACTACAGAACAATTAAGACAGGCCACTGCTGCGCTTGATAATCAAGTCATTGAAGTGGTAACTCAAATCCTTGCTGCAGATCTCGAGCCTATTGTCATTGGCGGCGGTCATAATAACGCCTATGGACTATTGATGGCGACAAAGGCGCATTTCAATCAAGCTGCAGCTGCCGTTAACTTAGATCCTCACAGCGACTTTAGGCCAAGAGAAGGCAGACACAGCGGCAATGGGTTTAGTTATGCCGCCGCAAACGGGGCGTTAGCTTATTATCATGTATTAGGCTTACACGAGCTTAAAAACAGTGAAACAACCCTAGATCAACTGAGTTTATTTGGCGGTCATTGGCATAGCTTTCAACAAATATGGGTAAGACGCGAAATCAGCTTTGAAGATGCATTAAAAGCGATTGCTAACAATTTAAATCAAACCCAACTACCTGTCGCACTCGAGCTCGATGTAGATGCTATTGCGAAAATGCCTAGCAGTGCCTCAACCTATGCTGGCGTGCCTTTATTAGATGCCTGTCATTACATTCATTATATTGCCAAACACTGCCAAACAGCTTATTTACACATTGCAGAAGCGGCACCACAATGCCATGAAGCCGGTGAAATAGCGGGCAATAGAGATGTAGGTCAAAGTGTCAGCGAATTGATTTACGCATATATTCAAGCAAAAAAGCCAGTTCAATATTAA